In Luteibacter mycovicinus, a genomic segment contains:
- the pheA gene encoding prephenate dehydratase — MSKTPTDKQATLVEARTRIDSIDQQLQSLISERARWAQQVGRAKGPLKAAVEYYRPEREAQVLRGVIDRNDGPLPNAELVRLFREIMSSCLSQQQPLKIGFLGPEGTFSEQAVRKHFGHAAYGLPLGSIEEVFQEVAAGNADFGVVPVENSGQGMIQMTLDMFLVSKATICGEVELRVHQNLLSLTGELKDVKRIYSHPQSLQQCQGWLRVNLPNAERIAVSSNAEAARTAKLSPESAAIAGETAGRVYGLKTVAGPIEDRSDNTTRFLVIGRSIFPPSGNDRTSLLVSVRDKPGALYDVLSPLAHHGISMNRIESRPAHTGKWQYAFFIDVSGHVEDESMKAALEEMKPAAADVRVLGSYPVALP, encoded by the coding sequence ATGAGCAAGACCCCCACCGATAAGCAAGCCACGCTCGTCGAAGCGCGTACGCGCATCGACAGCATCGACCAGCAACTGCAGTCGCTCATCAGCGAGCGCGCCCGTTGGGCACAGCAGGTCGGCCGGGCCAAAGGCCCGTTGAAGGCTGCGGTGGAGTATTACCGACCCGAACGGGAGGCCCAGGTCCTGCGCGGCGTGATCGACCGTAACGACGGCCCGCTGCCCAATGCCGAGCTGGTCCGTCTGTTCCGTGAAATCATGTCGTCGTGTCTGTCGCAGCAGCAGCCGCTGAAGATCGGCTTCCTCGGCCCGGAGGGGACCTTCAGCGAGCAGGCCGTGCGCAAGCATTTCGGTCACGCCGCCTACGGTCTGCCCCTGGGCAGCATCGAGGAAGTCTTTCAGGAAGTCGCCGCGGGCAATGCCGATTTCGGCGTCGTCCCGGTCGAAAATTCCGGTCAGGGCATGATTCAGATGACGCTGGACATGTTCCTCGTGTCCAAAGCCACCATCTGCGGCGAAGTGGAGCTGCGCGTCCACCAGAACCTGCTCTCGCTCACGGGCGAGCTCAAAGACGTCAAGCGCATCTACTCGCACCCGCAGTCGCTGCAGCAGTGCCAGGGCTGGTTGCGTGTCAACCTGCCCAACGCCGAGCGCATCGCGGTGTCGAGCAATGCGGAGGCTGCGCGCACGGCGAAGCTGTCGCCGGAGTCCGCGGCCATCGCTGGCGAGACGGCGGGGCGTGTGTACGGTCTGAAGACCGTGGCCGGCCCCATCGAGGACCGCTCGGACAACACGACTCGCTTTCTCGTCATCGGTCGTTCGATCTTCCCGCCGTCGGGTAACGATCGCACGTCGCTGCTGGTGTCCGTGCGTGACAAGCCAGGTGCGTTGTACGACGTCCTCAGCCCGCTGGCGCATCACGGCATCAGCATGAACCGCATCGAGTCGCGTCCGGCGCACACGGGCAAGTGGCAGTACGCGTTCTTCATCGACGTCTCCGGCCATGTCGAAGACGAGTCGATGAAGGCCGCCCTCGAGGAAATGAAGCCCGCGGCTGCCGACGTGCGCGTGCTCGGTTCCTACCCGGTCGCCTTGCCGTGA
- the serC gene encoding 3-phosphoserine/phosphohydroxythreonine transaminase — translation MSRAWNFSAGPAALPEAVLRRAQAEMLDWNGSGASVMELSHRGKAFMILAAEAEARLRRLMSVPAGYKVLFLQGGATQHFAQIPMNLAPGGASADYVVTGHWGEKAVREASPYITARVAATSESANYLALPARDTWDLDPGAAYLHYTPNETIHGVEFHDVPDAGGVPLVADMSSNILSEPVDVSRFGMIYAGAQKNIGPSGLVVMIVRDDLLARAGRPMAKIFRYAEHAANDSMLNTPNTWGWYLAGLTFEWLEEQGGLVAMGERNARKASTLYDAIDGSDGFYRSPVEVSARSRMNVPFTLHDSALDAAFLAESEAAGLLALKGHKAVGGMRASLYNAVPQEAVDVLVNFMRDFMARHG, via the coding sequence ATGTCGCGAGCATGGAATTTCAGTGCCGGTCCGGCAGCGCTTCCCGAAGCGGTGCTGCGACGGGCGCAAGCGGAGATGCTGGACTGGAACGGTTCCGGGGCATCGGTCATGGAGCTCTCGCATCGCGGCAAGGCCTTTATGATCCTCGCAGCGGAGGCCGAAGCGCGTCTTCGCCGGCTGATGAGCGTGCCGGCCGGGTACAAGGTGCTTTTCCTGCAGGGTGGGGCGACCCAGCATTTCGCGCAGATACCGATGAACCTGGCACCCGGGGGCGCGTCGGCCGACTATGTCGTTACAGGGCACTGGGGCGAGAAGGCCGTACGTGAGGCGTCGCCGTACATCACGGCACGCGTGGCAGCGACGTCGGAATCGGCGAATTATCTTGCGCTGCCTGCACGTGACACGTGGGATCTCGATCCGGGAGCGGCCTACCTGCACTACACGCCAAACGAGACGATCCATGGGGTCGAATTTCATGACGTGCCGGATGCCGGTGGTGTTCCCCTGGTGGCGGACATGTCATCGAACATCCTCAGCGAGCCGGTGGACGTCTCGCGCTTTGGAATGATCTACGCTGGCGCGCAGAAAAACATCGGGCCGTCGGGGCTGGTGGTGATGATCGTGCGGGACGACCTGCTGGCACGCGCGGGCCGTCCGATGGCGAAGATTTTTCGCTACGCGGAGCATGCAGCGAACGACTCCATGCTCAACACGCCGAACACCTGGGGCTGGTATCTCGCCGGGCTCACGTTCGAATGGCTGGAAGAGCAGGGCGGTCTCGTCGCAATGGGCGAACGCAATGCGCGCAAGGCCTCGACGCTGTATGACGCGATCGATGGCTCGGACGGTTTTTATCGCAGCCCGGTCGAAGTGAGCGCTCGTTCGCGCATGAATGTGCCATTCACTCTTCACGACAGCGCACTGGATGCGGCTTTCCTCGCCGAATCCGAGGCAGCCGGCCTGCTGGCGCTCAAGGGCCACAAGGCCGTCGGTGGCATGCGTGCGTCGCTTTACAACGCGGTGCCGCAGGAGGCTGTCGACGTCCTCGTGAATTTCATGCGGGACTTTATGGCGCGGCACGGTTAA
- the kdsB gene encoding 3-deoxy-manno-octulosonate cytidylyltransferase, which yields MAEKIPPFVVVVPARFGSTRLPGKPLLKIAGESMIRRVAARAGQAGAAQVVVATDDERVAKELRGCGDILVCMTREDHASGSDRIAETVNHFGWPEDTIVVNLQGDEPFAPAAGIRAVVATLAGDDAPMATLATPIEHAEEFFDPNIVKVVRSGNGRALYFTRAPAPWARDEFAKDRGVLPPHVPFLRHIGIYAYRAGFLRRLAALPRTPLERIESLEQLRALEHGYAISVRPTPEPFPPGIDTAEDLERAERWVAAQLKG from the coding sequence ATGGCCGAGAAGATTCCCCCGTTCGTCGTCGTCGTACCCGCACGTTTCGGGTCGACCCGCCTGCCGGGCAAGCCCCTGCTGAAGATCGCCGGCGAGTCCATGATTCGTCGGGTGGCGGCGCGGGCAGGGCAGGCGGGTGCCGCCCAGGTCGTGGTGGCCACCGACGACGAGCGCGTGGCGAAGGAGCTGCGCGGCTGCGGCGACATCCTCGTCTGCATGACGCGCGAGGACCACGCGTCCGGCAGCGACCGCATCGCGGAGACGGTCAACCATTTCGGCTGGCCGGAAGACACCATCGTGGTGAACCTGCAGGGCGACGAGCCGTTCGCGCCCGCCGCGGGTATCCGTGCCGTGGTGGCCACCCTGGCCGGGGACGACGCGCCGATGGCCACCCTGGCGACCCCGATCGAGCACGCCGAGGAATTCTTCGACCCGAACATCGTCAAGGTGGTCCGGTCCGGGAACGGCCGGGCGCTGTATTTCACCCGGGCGCCCGCGCCCTGGGCCCGGGACGAGTTCGCGAAGGACCGCGGCGTCCTGCCGCCTCATGTCCCGTTCCTGCGCCACATCGGGATCTACGCCTACCGTGCGGGCTTCCTGCGTCGTCTGGCGGCTCTGCCGCGTACGCCGCTGGAGCGGATCGAGTCCCTGGAGCAGCTGCGGGCGCTGGAGCACGGCTATGCCATCTCGGTCCGGCCGACGCCGGAGCCGTTCCCGCCGGGGATCGACACGGCGGAGGATCTGGAGCGGGCCGAGCGCTGGGTGGCGGCGCAGCTGAAGGGCTGA
- the hisC gene encoding histidinol-phosphate transaminase → MTGVFDAAALANRATSALRAYDPGHDLPALRRRFGAVISELGSNENPLGPSRLATQAATRVLEEMWRYPDPSGKSLKERLSSELGVPLAGITLGNGSHELLMLLAQCFADADHPVVFSQYGFAVFPIAAAAAGAPGIAVPALPADHPEAPYGHDLDAIAAAVTPTTRLIYLANPNNPTGTWFTDAALEAFLERVPDETIVVVDEAYHEYVDAAGLSTALHLLGRFPNLVVTRTFSKAHGLAGLRIGYMSSHPSVAAVCERLRESFNVNVVALAAAEAALGDHEHRARVREVNRRDRAWLTGELTAHGMRVLPSQTNFLLVDLGRDAASFEAHLFERAVIVRPMGGYRLPDTVRISIGSRAELQRLLENLP, encoded by the coding sequence GTGACCGGCGTGTTCGACGCGGCGGCGCTCGCCAACCGGGCGACGTCGGCACTGCGTGCCTACGATCCCGGTCATGACCTGCCCGCGCTGCGCCGTCGTTTCGGTGCGGTGATTTCCGAGCTCGGGTCCAATGAGAATCCGCTCGGCCCGAGCCGCCTCGCCACGCAGGCGGCGACGCGCGTGCTCGAGGAGATGTGGCGCTATCCCGATCCCAGCGGCAAGTCGCTCAAAGAGCGTCTGTCGTCGGAACTGGGCGTCCCGCTGGCCGGCATAACCCTGGGCAACGGTTCGCATGAACTGCTGATGTTGCTGGCGCAGTGCTTCGCCGATGCGGATCACCCGGTGGTGTTCTCGCAGTATGGCTTCGCGGTGTTTCCCATCGCGGCGGCTGCCGCCGGCGCGCCGGGTATCGCCGTGCCGGCGTTGCCGGCCGATCATCCGGAGGCGCCGTACGGTCATGACCTCGATGCCATCGCCGCGGCGGTCACGCCGACGACGCGGCTGATCTATCTGGCCAACCCGAACAACCCGACCGGCACCTGGTTCACCGACGCCGCGCTCGAAGCCTTTCTCGAGCGCGTGCCAGACGAAACGATCGTGGTGGTCGACGAGGCCTACCACGAGTACGTCGACGCGGCGGGCCTCAGCACGGCGCTGCACCTGCTGGGTCGCTTCCCCAATCTGGTCGTGACGCGCACCTTCTCCAAGGCGCATGGTCTGGCCGGGCTGCGTATCGGCTACATGTCGAGTCATCCGTCCGTGGCCGCGGTGTGCGAACGCCTGCGTGAGTCTTTCAACGTGAATGTCGTGGCGCTCGCCGCGGCCGAAGCGGCGCTGGGCGATCACGAGCATCGCGCCCGCGTGCGCGAGGTCAATCGTCGCGATCGCGCGTGGCTGACCGGGGAGCTCACGGCGCACGGCATGCGCGTGCTCCCATCGCAGACCAACTTCCTGCTCGTCGATCTCGGTCGCGACGCCGCCTCGTTCGAGGCGCACCTCTTCGAGCGCGCCGTCATCGTGCGCCCCATGGGTGGCTATCGCCTGCCCGACACGGTACGCATCAGCATCGGCAGTCGCGCTGAATTACAACGTCTTCTGGAGAACCTGCCATGA
- the aroA gene encoding 3-phosphoshikimate 1-carboxyvinyltransferase — protein sequence MSRMDWQSRAGTGLHGDIVVPGDKSVSHRALMFGALADGVTHIRGFLEGEDTRATAAILGKLGVRFETPAPGERVVHGVGLHGLRGTADHLDCGNAGTGMRLLAGLLAGQAFGSTLVGDESLSRRPMRRVTDPLALMGATIDTEDGKPPLRIHAGAKLRGISYRPPVASAQIKSALLLAGLYAEGTTEVIEPHPTRDYTESMLKAFGWPIEYSPGKAKLEGGHRLTAVDVDVPADFSSAAFFIVAACVVPGSYVRIKGVGLNPRRTGLLAALELMGADIAVENERSSGGEDIGDLVVRYRKLHGVALPLDIVPDMIDEFPALFVAAAVAEGMTTIRGAAELRVKESDRIASMANGLKACGVLIDELPDGAMIRGGTIGGGNVDSHGDHRIAMSFAIAGLVASAPISIGDCTNVATSFPGFMELANGLGFNLSVV from the coding sequence ATGAGCCGCATGGACTGGCAAAGCCGCGCAGGCACCGGCCTGCACGGCGACATCGTCGTACCCGGTGACAAATCCGTATCCCATCGCGCCTTGATGTTCGGCGCCCTGGCTGACGGTGTGACCCATATCCGCGGCTTCCTGGAAGGTGAGGACACCCGCGCCACGGCGGCGATCCTCGGCAAGCTCGGCGTGCGCTTCGAAACGCCGGCGCCGGGCGAGCGTGTCGTTCACGGCGTGGGCCTGCACGGCCTGCGCGGCACGGCGGACCATCTGGACTGCGGTAACGCGGGCACGGGGATGCGTCTTCTTGCCGGCCTGCTTGCCGGTCAGGCGTTCGGCAGCACGCTGGTCGGTGATGAATCGCTGTCGCGCCGGCCGATGCGGCGCGTAACGGATCCGCTCGCTCTGATGGGCGCGACCATCGACACCGAGGACGGCAAGCCGCCGCTACGCATCCACGCCGGCGCGAAGCTCAGGGGCATCAGCTACCGGCCGCCCGTGGCGAGTGCCCAGATCAAGTCGGCGTTATTGCTGGCCGGCCTGTACGCCGAAGGCACGACGGAGGTCATCGAGCCGCATCCGACCCGCGACTACACCGAGAGCATGCTCAAGGCGTTCGGCTGGCCCATCGAGTATTCGCCGGGCAAGGCGAAACTGGAGGGCGGTCACCGCCTGACCGCGGTCGACGTGGACGTCCCGGCCGACTTCTCCTCGGCGGCGTTCTTCATCGTCGCAGCCTGCGTGGTGCCCGGTTCGTATGTACGGATCAAGGGTGTGGGCCTCAATCCACGTCGTACCGGCCTGCTGGCTGCGCTCGAACTCATGGGTGCGGACATCGCGGTCGAGAACGAGCGCAGCAGCGGCGGTGAAGACATTGGCGACCTCGTCGTTCGCTATCGGAAGCTGCACGGGGTGGCGCTGCCGCTCGATATCGTGCCGGACATGATCGACGAGTTCCCGGCGTTGTTCGTCGCGGCGGCGGTGGCCGAGGGCATGACCACGATCCGTGGCGCGGCCGAACTCCGGGTCAAGGAGTCCGACCGCATCGCCAGCATGGCCAACGGCCTGAAGGCCTGCGGCGTGCTGATCGACGAACTGCCGGACGGCGCGATGATCCGTGGCGGCACGATCGGTGGCGGCAACGTCGACAGCCACGGCGATCACCGCATCGCGATGAGTTTCGCCATCGCCGGCCTCGTCGCTTCCGCGCCGATCTCGATCGGCGACTGTACGAATGTCGCCACGTCATTCCCGGGGTTCATGGAGCTGGCCAACGGTCTGGGCTTCAATCTCTCGGTCGTCTGA